TGTATCTTGCATTATTACTTGGACATTAGAATTATAAGCAAGTCTATATAGCCTAGTCCCTTCCATTGTCCTCAAGTTTTCTGGTGGAATCCCTGTGTAGTCAAATGTATATGCTGGATTTCCAGGGAAATCATCAGTAAACACACCACTTTTATTGAAGAAATGTGCATTAAGCAGTGACACACTTGGCATAACAAATGTGACATTATTGATAGCTGCCACAATTCGAAATCCTCTATAACATGATTCACAAGGGTTGAGTCCAAGACTAATGGTGAAAAAAAGGGAATGATCAATTGTCAGTGGGACTTTTGCTGGatattttcttgaattcaagcTTCTGAGAGAGTCCATAAATTTAATTGCAATAGGGGTGGCATTTGTAGGTGGCGGCACGGTTAAAGTTGTTGTGGTGGAAGAAGTATTGGTGCCTACATATTGTAAAGTAGCAGTAGCAGTTCTGTTATTCACTAAGATAGGAGAATCCATGTATGGTGATGTTACCATTAAGTATTTTCCAGTTCCAAGATCAGCTGATAAAATGACATTTGTTGTCTGTCCTGGAGTTGTTAAAATGGTGTCAGCTTTAAAGGGCTTAACATAGGAAGAATCTACTTCAACCACAGTGAGCTTGTGGCCAGCAATCTTAAAGAAAAGTTCTTCATTCAGTGCAGCATTGACTATTCTCAGTAAGTACTTCTTGCCTGGCTCCACTAGGAAAGTGAATCCCTCTGTCGATCGTTGGAACAAAAAAAAGAGTTTAAGTTTTACGTACCAACTGATCTAAAAAAGTATTAACAATATTCAAGTCACTTATAAAGTAAATACATATAAATTTGTATGACAAGCATTTGCAGTTGACCTAGTAAATATGATAACTAACATGTTAAACTATTAATAGTGTTAAAAAGCAATATAGATAAATTTAatccaaaatatattaaaaatagaaaaggaaagcACTAGTCCAAAATCTGAAGAATGCTAGAAAGGAAGAAAAATGCCATGAATTTTACCTTGTGATAAGCAGGTTGAGACAGGACCAGGAAGGCCATTGATGGTGTGAGCATCAGAAATATTAGGGGGCAAACCTAATTGTGTGGCTTCATCAACTACAGCTTCAACATCTGACTTCCACCATTCACCTGCCAATTGAGCCACCAAATTTGTggatagaaaaggaaaaataaagtggAAACAAGTTAGTTGAACCCTTCTGTCAATTAGGCCTTATTCTTATCTCAATTGTGTGAAAAAAAGAAATGAATCTCACATAGTTAATCGACGATTCTATGTACCCTGCTATATATGCCGATTCTAGTAAAATTTAAAGGACAAATTCGTTGTCTATTTGGGATTCTAAAGAAAGATACTGTATACACCAAATACACATGTGATGCTGCTAGTATATTTCATCTAGGCTACTCAGCTAGTATATTTCAACTAGGCTAGGCTACTCAttttcataaataaaaaaaatggtatGACAATGACAAAACATTACCTAAAATGATTAGAATTTCCTTTTGGGGGTTGGGGAATGGGTAGGGCAAAGCAAGCTTAGGGAGAATGACAATAGCACCATGGACAGTTGCCCTGAGCCAGAGAATGTGCGCATGCCAAAATAGTGTTCCTCTCTGATCTGTGACTGTAAAATTGTAGACATAGCTTTTCCCTGGCTGTATCGGACATTGTGTTATGTAAGCCGGCCCATCAGCCCACCCTGTCCTTATTTGTTTGACACCGTGCCTGTTcatcattttgaaaaaaaaaaatcacatagaaaaagaaaagaacaaaaaatgtaGGATAGAAAGTTTTGTAATAGAGAACTAACCAGTGGATGGTGAGGTTATAATGAACTTGGTTAACGACCTTGATAAGTAGGGTATCATCTTCCCTGGCATAGATAGTTGGACCAGGAAATTTGCCATTCACTGTTACAGTAGCCTTAGTTGAGCATaatcttgttatatttttcatCACCACCTGCATTACAAAATCTCAGCAATCGGAGTTTAATTTTGGTGCACTGATGGAACTGTCGCTAAACCATAGCTATATCTCTATAGCAACCATTTTGAACATGGTTGCTCTAGTTCTATTGGCATGCCGGCAGATGGAACGGTCGCTAAACCGTAGTTATATCTCTACGGCAACGGTTTACCTATCTGTTGCAACAGTTTTCCTTCCGTTGCCATAGGACCATTTTCCAGCAGTGCCGAGGTGACTGTTTAAAGTGAAGCTTGATATACTAACCTAAAAACTAGGATAAATAGCAAGCTATAATATGTTAAACAGTATAAAAATACTATATACTGTCAGTTTTTACGATTTAAATCCTTTTATGAAATGTATCTTTACCTTTCTTGAAGCATATATTTAGCTTGTTAGCCAAACTTCCACACcagagaaagaaaaatagaagtatAAAAGATTTTAGTTATTCATACAGTCTTTAGCTAAATCAATTTTCAATTTAATCTTTTGAGTGTTGTGATGATCACtgatccttttaaaaaaaatttaatctttCCATTTCAGCAATTAATCAAATTATCACAAGGCCAACTGAAACATGATGTAGTTGACCATTCAAGTAATATATTTAACATTTTCATCTTGTAAGTAAATTATACTAAATAATTTGACATTATTATAAACCTAACCCGTTCTCCTTCTTTTATTCTGATTGAAACTCACAcgtaaatatatatagagtatcAAAATGAGATTTTGCGAAGTGATAAAGTAGGCGTTTGGTCATAAGTtttgaaagtttttttttcaaaaaaataataattcaaataTGGGTTTGTTTATAGAGTTAATCTAGTTTTTAGGAGATTTTGAAAATCAAAACTTCAAAATCCAAATATAGCTTAAGACCATTTTGGGACTTTTTAGCTGAAAAAAGAACTTTTTAACATGTCAAAACTTGCCCCaaaattcatgtccaaacataTTTATAATTTCACATCAAACTTCACCCGAATCagcctttaaaaaaaataaattaaaaatctacGTCCAAACGGGTCCTTTATTGTAAAATGATAAGTACGACTACAATGTTAGACATGTTTGCTGCATATATACTTCATTGATTTGTAGGTTTATCTAGACATGCAGATAATTTGACAGCGGTTGATAGGGAAAAGAAGAGAATGATGCAAGACAGTGGCATCTATCCCCAAACGCAATTTAGACTTTATATTAATGTACCCAATcgcaaatactttaaaaaaaaatggagTACTATATTCTGCATCATTACATAATTAccaaatattttggaaaatgacATTCCATCCATTAATCTGTCCATTTGTAGCCAAAACCTTTCTGTAGAATATTTGCGCATTACGGAAAATGACATTCCATCAGTTAATCTTGCATCAGAATTCACCTTTGTGTTTGACGCAAAATCAAAATGCACATGCATACTGCTTTATATTGACATATTCATAGATGTTTCAGGTAAAGTATGAGTTAAACTAAGAAAATAATGAATTAATAATAATGAAAAATGACGATAAGCTTCGCTTCATAAGTCAATGTATTCATTGAAATCTGTTCCTGCTAACTTTATGCATTACCTACCAATTAATTAgtaccatttttatattttaaagacTATGAAAACCTTAATCCCAGACCCCCTCCTGATTTTGTAAGAGGATAACTGACCGTAtaaacaaattttatacaattgcGTCACGGAAAAAATAATTATAGGTAATTATCCATAATAACTGAAGTTAATAATATAAACAATAAGGCGGATAACCTGCTACAACATGTTAAATTATACTATTATTTAGTCTTGGTAAAAACTTATCTGCACCCGATTGCGCTTAAGTTTTTACCTTTTGTGCTTATGTACTTTGCAAAACTATTGATTGGTACACACAGAATGAAACTTACATTGAATTTATAATGACGGATATTGCCTCTGCATTCTACCAACACTGGCCAGGAGAGAGCCAACACCACCATAATTCTCAGCCATTCCGCCATTTCCCCCACAATCTTTTatctctttatcttattttcTTCTACTTAAGTGTATATATATTTAGTGAGCTAGAGAGGAAGTACAACAACCTATCTTATATAGAGTCTATGCAAGAATGTCATTTTTATAACTAGTTTGGTGGATAAACGAGATGCTTCAAGGGGAAGATCAGAACCTCATTTTTTGATTTACTGATTTCTTTCTTATAATTTACACAACCTTGTTACATGTATGGTAAACTCCTTTTTGAAGCGAAGCTTACATGGCTACATGCATATGCAATATTCAACTTTAACCCTtcataaaaatttaatatatccCACTTTGAACTTGGGTTGGTCCAACAATATCTCTGGTTCAACTACAACAAAAGAACAAGTCCAAGTGTTCAACTTTGTTCATGTAAAAAAACTTAAGTAAAAAAGATGACATTTGCAAGAATTGAAACATCAGTACCAACTAAAGCTTATCTAATTGTTGCCTCTATTAAATTAATACTAATAAAACTCGGCATTAGTAATAGATAGCTTTCTTTTCTACATGGTTTAGAGCACAAAAAAAATTTAGAGTCAGAGGTCTTGACCATTAATTAATAAAAACTTTTCTGATTAGTAAGACCATAGTACAATTTTCTCATGTATTATTGAAATCATGAGCTGTATGTTGGTTGTATTGTTTTGTTAAAAAACAGATGTAGGTGAGAGTTGCGTTTTTCCAAAAGAGTTTGAAGAGTTCTTTCTTATATGTGGAAGCAAGAAGTGAGAACGTAGCTTGTAGTTAGAGAGTTATTATCATGGAGCCTGCTGTCACGAATTAAGCAAAAGATTTTGGTAAAAGCTCATTCCTCCTATGAATAATTGAATCTGGTCataaaattctgaaaattttggCTTTAGAAACTTTTAGCTCAGTTAAATCTAGTCATAAAATTCTTTTTAGTATAATTCAATTTGGACTGCTTCAAAACGAGAATTCGTGATAATGTCAATTTTTCTTTTAATGTTTATTAGTCCCTTTCCAAGGGATTAAAGGAACTATATAT
Above is a window of Nicotiana tabacum cultivar K326 chromosome 8, ASM71507v2, whole genome shotgun sequence DNA encoding:
- the LOC107802428 gene encoding laccase-22-like isoform X2; this translates as MKNITRLCSTKATVTVNGKFPGPTIYAREDDTLLIKVVNQVHYNLTIHWHGVKQIRTGWADGPAYITQCPIQPGKSYVYNFTVTDQRGTLFWHAHILWLRATVHGAIVILPKLALPYPFPNPQKEILIILGEWWKSDVEAVVDEATQLGLPPNISDAHTINGLPGPVSTCLSQEGFTFLVEPGKKYLLRIVNAALNEELFFKIAGHKLTVVEVDSSYVKPFKADTILTTPGQTTNVILSADLGTGKYLMVTSPYMDSPILVNNRTATATLQYVGTNTSSTTTTLTVPPPTNATPIAIKFMDSLRSLNSRKYPAKVPLTIDHSLFFTISLGLNPCESCYRGFRIVAAINNVTFVMPSVSLLNAHFFNKSGVFTDDFPGNPAYTFDYTGIPPENLRTMEGTRLYRLAYNSNVQVIMQDTGLLSPENHPMHLHGFNFFVVGRGRGNFDPEEDPKKFNLVDPVERNTINAPSGGWVAIRFRANNPGIWFLHCHLEVHTTWGLKMAFVVDNGNGPEESLLPPPKDLPTC
- the LOC107802428 gene encoding laccase-22-like isoform X1 gives rise to the protein MAEWLRIMVVLALSWPVLVECRGNIRHYKFNVVMKNITRLCSTKATVTVNGKFPGPTIYAREDDTLLIKVVNQVHYNLTIHWHGVKQIRTGWADGPAYITQCPIQPGKSYVYNFTVTDQRGTLFWHAHILWLRATVHGAIVILPKLALPYPFPNPQKEILIILGEWWKSDVEAVVDEATQLGLPPNISDAHTINGLPGPVSTCLSQEGFTFLVEPGKKYLLRIVNAALNEELFFKIAGHKLTVVEVDSSYVKPFKADTILTTPGQTTNVILSADLGTGKYLMVTSPYMDSPILVNNRTATATLQYVGTNTSSTTTTLTVPPPTNATPIAIKFMDSLRSLNSRKYPAKVPLTIDHSLFFTISLGLNPCESCYRGFRIVAAINNVTFVMPSVSLLNAHFFNKSGVFTDDFPGNPAYTFDYTGIPPENLRTMEGTRLYRLAYNSNVQVIMQDTGLLSPENHPMHLHGFNFFVVGRGRGNFDPEEDPKKFNLVDPVERNTINAPSGGWVAIRFRANNPGIWFLHCHLEVHTTWGLKMAFVVDNGNGPEESLLPPPKDLPTC